In the genome of Montipora foliosa isolate CH-2021 chromosome 3, ASM3666993v2, whole genome shotgun sequence, one region contains:
- the LOC137997470 gene encoding uncharacterized skeletal organic matrix protein 5-like, translated as MVSLKFAAVICLAYFTIFVNAGRKPTCKTVLEKLDKMESLCQDAESDSCDGTVVCTAIKTLRMKLENLYSLVENISMSLQHPPATASSCKGLYDNGLRENKAYMLPTDIGKIPVYCHMTSDVGECGGGGWTLVMKIDGNNRTFHYDAHFWENNKEFNLPGGETGFDLQETKLPTYWETPFSKICLGMKDGQQIKYIVINKQADSLYSLIADGQHRATSLCRGKWKSLLGSGGSLQPHCNTQGFNAVGTNSDMAKARIGIVANQENDCNSCDSRIGFGTGGEFDDSNTCGNEATHSPDNENKHIKAFGYILVQ; from the exons ATGGTATCGTTGAAATTCGCTGCGGTTATTTGCCTCGCGTATTTCACCATTTTCGTGAACGCTGGTAGAAAGCCAACTTGCAAGACTGTCCTTGAAAAGTTGGATAAGATGGAAAGCCTATGTCAAG ATGCCGAATCTGACAGCTGCGATGGGACAGTTGTCTGTACAGCCATTAAGACTTTGAGAATGAAGTTGGAAAATCTCTACTCCCTGGTTGAAAACATCTCAATGTCGCTGCAGCATCCGCCAG CTACAGCGTCTTCTTGCAAGGGACTGTATGACAACGG TTTGCGAGAAAATAAAGCCTACATGCTGCCGACTGACATTGGAAAAATCCCTGTGTATTGTCACATGACAAGCGACGTTGGCGAATGCGGTGGTGGAGGATGGACACTGGTCATGAAAATTGATGGTAACAAT CGAACCTTTCACTACGACGCCCACTTCTGGGAAAACAACAAAGAGTTCAACCTTCCTGGAGGAGAGACTGGGTTTGACTTACAAGAGACAAAGTTACCGACCTACTGGGAGACACCCTTCTCCAAGATCTGTCTCGGTATGAAGGACGGCCAGCAGATCAAGTACATCGTCATCAACAAACAGGCCGATTCTCTGTACTCACTGATCGCTGACGGCCAACACCGCGCCACCTCACTGTGCCGTGGAAAATGGAAATCGCTGCTTGGTTCAGGGGGCTCCTTACAGCCACACTGTAATACGCAAGGCTTCAATGCTGTGGGCACTAATTCTGACATGGCTAAAGCTAGAATCGGTATCGTTGCTAATCAGGAAAATGATTGCAACAGCTGTGACTCCAGAATTGGGTTTGGTACAGGAGGAGAGTTTGATGACTCTAACACATGTGGAAACGAGGCAACCCACTCACCAgataatgaaaacaaacacatcAAAGCCTTTGGATACATCTTAGTGCAGTGA
- the LOC137997473 gene encoding uncharacterized protein, protein MSQKSKKVPLGLIFKDENINDDMLAILQMFHTYLPKSSDAAIGVDGQLFSGDQLTVERAVNVIASVANGLTPQDRLDGIHLQLGDWHASLKLLSISTVL, encoded by the exons ATGTCTCAGAAGTCCAAAAAG GTTCCCCTTGGACTTATATTCAAGGATGAGAATATTAACGACGACATGCTGGCAATTTTGCAAATGTTCCACACCTATCTCCCCAAGTCTAGTGATGCAGCCATTGGAGTGGATGGACAGCTCTTTTCAGGTGACCAGTTGACCGTAGAAAGAGCTGTCAATGTAATAGCTTCAGTGGCAAATGGACTAACACCACAGGATCGCTTGGATGGGATTCACTTGCAACTCGGGGATTGGCATGCCTCATTGAAATTGCTAAGT ATTTCCACTGTTCTGTAA
- the LOC137995929 gene encoding uncharacterized skeletal organic matrix protein 5-like, which yields MTLVMKIDGNKRTFHYNAHFWENNKEFNLPGGETGFDSQETKLPTYWETPFSKICLGMKYGQQIKYIVVNKQADSLYSLIADGQHRATSLSREKWKSLIGPEGSLQPHCNTQGFNAVGTNSGWAKARIGIVANQENDCNSCDYRIGFGTGRAHDDSNTCGNEATHSLVSFAAARAGVTQRSPSPRGCFKPTYIPFSLFCAFVCSDQ from the exons ATGACACTGGTCATGAAAATTGATGGTAACAAG CGAACCTTTCACTACAACGCCCACTTCTGGGAAAACAACAAAGAGTTCAACCTTCCTGGAGGAGAGACAGGGTTTGACTCACAAGAGACGAAGTTACCGACCTACTGGGAAACACCCTTCTCCAAGATCTGTCTCGGTATGAAGTACGGCCAACAGATCAAGTACATCGTCGTCAACAAACAGGCCGACTCTCTGTACTCACTGATCGCTGACGGCCAACACCGCGCCACCTCACTGAGCCGTGAAAAATGGAAGTCGCTGATTGGTCCAGAGGGCTCCTTACAGCCACACTGTAATACGCAAGGCTTCAATGCTGTTGGCACTAATTCTGGCTGGGCTAAAGCTAGAATCGGTATCGTTGCTAATCAGGAAAATGATTGCAACAGCTGTGACTACAGAATTGGGTTTGGTACAGGAAGAGCCCATGATGACTCTAACACATGTGGAAACGAGGCAACCCACTcgctagtctccttcgcagccgctcgggccggagtcacgcaacgctccccttcCCCACGCGGCTGCTTCAAACCGACATACATTCCTTTCTCTTTGTTTTGCGCTTTTGTTTGCTCGGACCAATGA
- the LOC137995927 gene encoding uncharacterized protein, translating to MFTKRRIIYLASCLIRYYYCVYFFQVIITDARHDSSRAAQHTTVSAISHRNKKVIYSLSWSKNDMASAASREVPMTKEVVDSLTALGHRIGEVAHDYVPALKTWLNGKGIKNSYDSWHRGKGVKKAIKKVASGLVRDSEKSWFSELSDKVHTHIYYPMKNCNGDSEELRNYMVNIIDHYKGDHSKCHEDSRCHEEGYVCSKKPLVSDRAIAAYRKAIEGTTIYKNASDYAQVVTFVSVVNVPCRDTYWVETLHLVMLVYAAKRIHFSRADTYEMRMQLAILDWV from the exons ATGTTTACAAAAAGAAGAATAATCTACCTTGCTTCTTGCCTTATACGGTATTATTATTGTGTGTATTTTTTTCAGGTCATCATTACAGACGCAAGACATGACTCAAGTCGTGCCGCACAACACACCACTGTTTCAGCTATATCTCATCG CAACAAAAAGGTTATTTATAGCCTCAGTTGGTCAAAGAATGACATGGCTTCAGCTGCTTCACGGGAAGTTCCAATGACTAAAGAAGTGGTTGATTCTCTAACAGCTCTTG gtCATCGCATTGGTGAAGTTGCACATGACTATGTACCGGCTTTGAAAACTTGGCTGAATGGGAAAGGAATTAAGAACTCCTATGACAGCTGGCATA GAGGAAAAGGTGTAAAGAAGGCCATCAAAAAGGTAGCCAGTGGTCTAGTAAGAGACTCTGAGAAAAGTTGGTTCTCAGAATTGTCTGACAAAG TGCACACGCATATTTATTATCCAATGAAAAACTGCAATGGAGATAGCGAAGAATTAAGGAATTACATGGTCAACATCATAGACCATTACAAG GGAGACCATTCTAAATGTCACGAGGACTCCAGATGTCACGAAGAGGGGTATGTATGCAGCAAAAAACCCCTTGTCAGTGACAGGGCTATTGCTGCATACAGGAAAGCTATTGAAGGGACTACAATCTACAAAAATGCTTCTGATTATGCCCAGGTAGTTACCTTTGTGTCCGTTGTGAATGTACCG TGCCGTGACACGTACTGGGTTGAAACATTGCACTTGGTAATGCTTGTCTATGCAGCAAAACGCATTCATTTTAGTCGTGCAGACACGTATGAGATGCGGATGCAGTTGGCTATTCTTGACTGGGTATAG